GATGTTGATGATGCGTCCCCAGCGGGTGCGGATCATCGGCATCGTCAGCGGCTGGGTGAGGTTGAAGAAACCGTTGAGGCTGACGTCGATGACGCGATGCCATTGCTGCGCCGACATGCCGGGAAACACCGCATCGTCATGGATGCCGGCATTGTTGACCACGACCTGGATCGGCCCTTCGGCAAGCAGCATCCCGATCGCCGTCGTTGTGGCTGCGGCATCGGTGAGATCGAAGGCGACGGCCTGGGCATGTCCGCCCCCACTGCGGATGGCGGCGGCAACGTCCTCGGCGGCGTCAAGCCGGCGGTTGGCATGAACGAGCACGGCGTAGCCGTCGGCTGCGAGGCGCTGGCAGATCGCGCGGCCGATGCCGCCGCTGCCGCCACTGACGAGTGCGCGAAGGGTCATGATCGGGTATCCGGAGTCAGGAAGGAGAGGGTGCGTGGCCGAGCACCACCGCGACACGCCCCTGTACCAGCGGGCGTTCGGCGGCGGAGACGGTGAAGGCGTACAGCAGGGTGCGCGCGTCGGCCGACAGGCGTTCGGCGCTGATCGTCAGCGCGCCTTCGATGTCGTCGAGGCGATCGACCATGCAGCTTACCCCGCGCGCGCTGCCCAGAAAGCCGGGGGCGGGGGCCGTCGCTGCCGGTGCCGCATCCGCCAGCAGCGCGCCATGCACTGCCATGGCCTGCGCGGCATACTCGATGGCGTTGAGCGCGCCAAGGCGGTCGCCGCTGCGCAGCGGGTTGTCGGGGGCATGGTGGCTGAGACTGGTGCAGCGGATGTGCTCCGCATCCCAGGCCTCGACGGCGTCGAGCAGGCACATCCTGCCGTGGTGCGGAATGTGGGCGGCGATCCAGTCGCGGTCGGGCAGGGCGGTGCTCACGCTGTCAGGCTCAGTTCGAGGCGCAGGTCGTCGAGATAGTCGATCACCACCTTGCCGCTGCACCCCTGCGCCAGCAGCGCGAGGAGGGGCAGGCCACGGGCAGCGGGGGTGCCGCTGCGTACCGCGTCCATTTCGGCGTCGGGCAGGGTGTCGGGCGCGGCGTCGCAAAGCTCGCCGAGCTGCAGGCGCGGGGCGTCGTTGCCCCTGGGGTCGAGCAGCAAGGCCATGGCGAAGGCGTCGCTGACCTGGCGTGCTGCTGCCAGCGGCTCCGGGTAAGGGTGGTCGTACACCAGCAGCAGCACGGGCTGGGCGAGTTCGTGCGCAAGGGCGAGGGCCTCGATCAGCCCGGCGGCGAGGCTGCCGTCGTAGGACGAAATGATGGTCGAGGTCGCCATTGCGCCGGTGGCGATCCCCCAGTAGCCGGAGGCCGCATTGTTGACCGAATTGTGGAAGCGGGTCGGTGAAATCCGCCGGTCGTCGCTGGCCAGTGCCTCGCAGATGGCATGGCAGTTCGCACCGTCACCGCCGGCAGAGGCGAACACCGTCGCCAGCCGTGA
This genomic interval from Parazoarcus communis contains the following:
- the fabG gene encoding 3-oxoacyl-ACP reductase FabG, yielding MTLRALVSGGSGGIGRAICQRLAADGYAVLVHANRRLDAAEDVAAAIRSGGGHAQAVAFDLTDAAATTTAIGMLLAEGPIQVVVNNAGIHDDAVFPGMSAQQWHRVIDVSLNGFFNLTQPLTMPMIRTRWGRIINITSIAGLTGNRGQVNYAAAKGALHAATKSLALELASRGITVNAVAPGIIDTAMSEAAFDAEAIGRMVPMKRAGRAEEVADLVGFLASKQAGYITGQVISINGGMI
- a CDS encoding hydroxymyristoyl-ACP dehydratase, whose amino-acid sequence is MSTALPDRDWIAAHIPHHGRMCLLDAVEAWDAEHIRCTSLSHHAPDNPLRSGDRLGALNAIEYAAQAMAVHGALLADAAPAATAPAPGFLGSARGVSCMVDRLDDIEGALTISAERLSADARTLLYAFTVSAAERPLVQGRVAVVLGHAPSPS
- a CDS encoding beta-ketoacyl synthase chain length factor, with the protein product MNAKPLSATIRSVGLIGPGFDNWPEARAVLAGNVPWSPVATRIPSPGVLPPAERRRVGAVVKLALCAGVEAVDAAGADASRLATVFASAGGDGANCHAICEALASDDRRISPTRFHNSVNNAASGYWGIATGAMATSTIISSYDGSLAAGLIEALALAHELAQPVLLLVYDHPYPEPLAAARQVSDAFAMALLLDPRGNDAPRLQLGELCDAAPDTLPDAEMDAVRSGTPAARGLPLLALLAQGCSGKVVIDYLDDLRLELSLTA